The genome window ATTTCCGCAGAAATGTCCTTCGGTATACGCCTATCGAGACGTTCGGGTCTTGTCTTTACGGGTTCGGGTGGGTTGGAAACGAGCATTCCGTTGCACGTTACGCTTGGACCCATCGAATTTCAGGGACTCACTCTCGGTGTGAAGCCCCGCGGACAGGATGTGGATGTTGAAGTAGGTGCAACCGTCTCAGGAAAACTTGGACCACTTGCCTTCGTAGTCGAGCGCGTGGGTCTAAAGCTCGTCGCGCAATTTCCTAACCCAGCAGACGGTAAGAGCGGTCGCTTCAATATCGGAATGGGATTCAAGCCACCGAACGGTCTCGGGCTGTCAATCGATGCTGGGACGGTAAAGGGCGGCGGTTACCTCTACTTCGACTTCGACAAGGAGGAATACGCTGGCGTCCTTGAACTGTCCATTGCCAACTTCCTCACTCTAACTGCGGTCGGGCTCGTCACCACGCGGATGCCCGACGGATCCAAGGGGTTCTCCCTCCTCATTATCATTACCGCCGAGTTCGGCACCGGCATCCAGCTCGGCTTCGGCTTCACGCTTATCGGCGTCGGCGGACTGCTCGGCCTGAACCGCACCGTCAAGCTCCAGCCGCTGGCCGACGGTGTACGTACCGGCGCGGTGAACAACATCATGTTCCCCAAGAACGTGGTGGCTAACGCACCCCGCATCATCAGCGACCTGCGTGCCATCTTCCCAGCGTTCGAAGGCAAGTTCCTCATCGGTCCCATGGCCAAGCTTGGCTGGGGCTCGCCTCCGCTCATCACGCTGTCACTCGGAGTCATCATCGAGATCCCGGGCAACCTCGCTATCCTCGGCGTCCTGAAGTGTGTCCTGCCCGACGCGAAGGCGCCGGTTCTCGTGCTCCAAGTGGCATTCGTCGGCGCGATCGAGTTCGACAAGAAGCGGCTCTGGCTCTTCGCTGGCATCTTCGACTCGAAAATCATGACGTTTACGCTCGAAGGCGAAATGGGCGTACTATTCGCCTGGGGCGACGACGCGGACTTCGTACTTAGCGTGGGCGGTTTCCACCCGCGCTTCACGCCGCCACCACTGCCGTTCCCGTCTCCTAAGCGCCTGGCCCTCTGCATCCTCGACGAGGACCAGGCCCGGATCCGCGTGTCGTCCTACTTCGCCGTTACGACCAACACTGTACAGTTCGGCGCCTCCGCCGAGCTGTTCTTCGGCTTCAGCGCGATCAGCGTGGACGGTCACTTCCAATTCGACGCATTGTTCCAGTTCTCGCCGTTCTACTTTGTCATCGAGCTAGGCGCGTCGGTGTCACTCAAGGTCTTCGGCATGGGCGTCTTCAGCATCTCGCTAGAGCTGGCGCTCGAAGGCCCAACCCCGTGGCATGCGCGCGGGCGTGGCTCAATCTCGTTTTTCTTCTTCGACGTTTCGGCGAATTTCGACGAGACGTGGGGGGAGGAGAAAGACACCACGCTCCCGCCGATCGAGGTCTTCCCCCTCCTCGCCGAGGAGCTGGCCAAGGAGCCGAACTGGAGCGCTCTGCCACCGAAGAGCGGCAACCTCCTCGTGTCATTGCGCGTGGTGGGCGAGACCAAGGAGTTCGTGCTCCATCCGGTCGGCACCCTCCGCATCACACAGCGCACGGTGCCGCTGAACAGCAAGATCGATCTCTTCGGCACGCAGAAACCAGCCGACGCGAACCGTTTCGCCCTGGCTGTGAAGACGCCGGGCTTAGCCATCGCCAAGGTGGTGCGAGAGGAGTTCGCGCCGGCCCAGTTCCACGCCATGAGCAGGAACGAAAAGCTGGCCGCGCCGGCCTTCTCGCAGGAAGACGGCGGCGTAGATATTTCGGCCACCGGCGATGCCTTGCGCTCGAGCCTCGTGGTCCGTCGCATTGTGCGCTACGAGCAGATCATCCTCGACACCAACTTCAAGCGATTCCAGAAACGGTTCGTGACCTTCAGCGGCTCGCTGTTCCACCACTTCCTGGGTGGCAACGCTGCCTCGCGCTCTTCGCTCTCGGCTCGGCTCAAGAACCAGATGCAGCCGTTCCAGGAAACCATCAAGACGAGGTCCGAAAGATTTGGGGTGGCAAACACTACGAACAATACGATGGTCGCTGGGACCGGCGTGTTCGGAAGCTACCATGAAGCGAAGGAGTATATGGAGCAGGCCATCGCCAAGAATCCAGGACTTGCCAACACGATGCATGTTTTACCAGACTTTGAGATTAGGAGGGTAGCGTGAGCAGCCGCCCTGCCTACTCATTCTTCCCCTGGTTGCGACAGGGACTGGGCAACCAGATCACCGATACTGATACTGCCGGACGCGTGAAGCTGCGGTCGGAAATTCCAATCGCCCTCGAGCTAACGGGCAGCGGCCTGTCAGCCAACCTGGTGCAGCAGATTCCGCTCGCTCCACGGAACGTTCCGCTCGCCGGCCCGGGCGACATTGTCGGCATCGAGTCACGTGCCATCGTTCGTACCGAACCGCGCGA of Nitrospira defluvii contains these proteins:
- a CDS encoding DUF6603 domain-containing protein, which gives rise to MTRGTLDALMVPVAEALGEITTILGVDDGADLVARLGYRLPAGSDLPDLFDDVSTSASALAASLTAVVDAYADGSYNQPSFLKKVLDLIAAVIKAAKTADGLPLRAQAAIPDAAFLQHAGIDQLPLRLVDYLIVTYLRRKYPKLESLLAILGIVTQTAVAEGDYNPFYNKIEVRWDRIPKLFTDPKAILAEEYGWHRNPFHAEILLERINAFMWLSGVFGLALPIPDPVDADAPTGTQLDVPLFAGTISTPADGLAGVLAGLRVRRHDDPADVTNSGLAIEPYVDGSFDMAIDLREGWNLVIGADFAAQGLTLTVQPGGANIVLAGAVSAGVSVGVRRDGLVLGPLVLFGNAGGTRLDINTLSFAIGAELVPPNTLDAFVDAQLDGARIVVKPAPDEADSFLGSLLGTEGISAEMSFGIRLSRRSGLVFTGSGGLETSIPLHVTLGPIEFQGLTLGVKPRGQDVDVEVGATVSGKLGPLAFVVERVGLKLVAQFPNPADGKSGRFNIGMGFKPPNGLGLSIDAGTVKGGGYLYFDFDKEEYAGVLELSIANFLTLTAVGLVTTRMPDGSKGFSLLIIITAEFGTGIQLGFGFTLIGVGGLLGLNRTVKLQPLADGVRTGAVNNIMFPKNVVANAPRIISDLRAIFPAFEGKFLIGPMAKLGWGSPPLITLSLGVIIEIPGNLAILGVLKCVLPDAKAPVLVLQVAFVGAIEFDKKRLWLFAGIFDSKIMTFTLEGEMGVLFAWGDDADFVLSVGGFHPRFTPPPLPFPSPKRLALCILDEDQARIRVSSYFAVTTNTVQFGASAELFFGFSAISVDGHFQFDALFQFSPFYFVIELGASVSLKVFGMGVFSISLELALEGPTPWHARGRGSISFFFFDVSANFDETWGEEKDTTLPPIEVFPLLAEELAKEPNWSALPPKSGNLLVSLRVVGETKEFVLHPVGTLRITQRTVPLNSKIDLFGTQKPADANRFALAVKTPGLAIAKVVREEFAPAQFHAMSRNEKLAAPAFSQEDGGVDISATGDALRSSLVVRRIVRYEQIILDTNFKRFQKRFVTFSGSLFHHFLGGNAASRSSLSARLKNQMQPFQETIKTRSERFGVANTTNNTMVAGTGVFGSYHEAKEYMEQAIAKNPGLANTMHVLPDFEIRRVA